One segment of Persephonella sp. DNA contains the following:
- a CDS encoding ATP-binding protein: protein MGIKEVSAKEIKIDYSVKVPTKDLKPEPVFFKQERVENAFNIALKTEKEGYNIYVAGPEGIGKITYSMIKLKQVASEKNPPEDIFYHANFEEPQKPKFVMVPAGIGKKLHRDINRVIENLKETVVRQFESKEFEDERVKLQKEIEEKKQEVLKRLKEDAEKLGLATIITPSGIQLLPIFQGKVSPEFLKIPEIKVEFEKKLELFDEKFRDYLRQLRELDYQLFENIRELKEKVSRYVIDNAFFKIEEKYRDLKQVINFIDYLKQHIAERIDIFIRWKMFEGDFLLQKAIEREVDIFRINVVVDNSKQEGAPVIYEQIPTFKSMFGYISFKAEMGILYADHMSIVAGSLFKARGGYMVLKVRDILKNPLLWENLKRVIFHKKIYLSHYPYEEIFPFHVGIYPEPVPFNITITLVGDSLMYQLLSLYDPDFNRLFKVKGEFDPVVDVDEDVIKRFPVLVKNIISQEGLKDVDADGVTELLRYSVELSGSRKKINTIFSTVTDVLREADAVSTEEIISGKTIKNVIKDRRFRLNLIEEKIRKLFEEGKFIVDIKGKKVAQVNGLSVIELGDFSFGKPSRITAASYIGEKGIINIEREVELSGPIHSKGVMILSGYVGHKYGKDTPLALSCSIAFEQSYGEVEGDSASAAELLAVLSSIGEIPVRQDIAITGSIDQLGNIQPVGGIKEKIEGFYNICKIKGLTGDQGVIVPSRNFDNIILDDEVLQAVEDGKFYIYTIDNIDDAIKIMTQTDPLEFHRQIKEKLVEYYRQAVKGKK from the coding sequence ATGGGAATAAAAGAGGTCTCGGCAAAAGAAATAAAAATAGATTATTCCGTAAAAGTTCCAACTAAGGATCTAAAACCTGAACCTGTATTTTTTAAGCAGGAAAGGGTTGAAAACGCCTTCAACATAGCACTTAAGACAGAAAAAGAGGGATACAACATCTATGTTGCCGGACCTGAGGGGATAGGAAAGATCACATACTCAATGATAAAGCTTAAACAGGTTGCATCTGAAAAAAACCCTCCTGAGGACATCTTTTACCATGCAAATTTTGAAGAACCTCAAAAGCCTAAATTTGTCATGGTTCCGGCTGGTATAGGTAAAAAACTCCACAGAGATATCAACAGAGTGATTGAGAACCTGAAGGAAACGGTTGTCAGACAGTTTGAAAGCAAAGAGTTTGAAGATGAGAGGGTAAAACTACAAAAAGAGATAGAGGAGAAAAAGCAGGAAGTATTAAAAAGGCTAAAGGAAGACGCAGAAAAATTAGGTCTTGCAACAATCATAACACCTTCTGGAATACAGCTATTACCTATATTTCAGGGTAAAGTATCCCCTGAGTTTTTAAAAATACCTGAGATCAAAGTAGAGTTTGAAAAAAAACTTGAGCTTTTTGATGAAAAGTTCAGGGATTACCTCAGACAACTGAGAGAGCTTGATTATCAGCTTTTTGAAAACATAAGAGAACTGAAAGAAAAGGTTTCCAGATATGTTATAGATAATGCCTTCTTTAAAATAGAGGAAAAATACAGGGATCTGAAACAGGTTATAAACTTTATTGATTATCTGAAACAGCACATAGCTGAAAGGATAGATATATTCATCAGATGGAAGATGTTTGAGGGGGATTTTCTGCTCCAGAAAGCTATAGAAAGGGAGGTAGATATATTCAGAATAAATGTTGTTGTTGATAACTCAAAACAGGAAGGAGCACCGGTTATTTACGAGCAGATACCGACATTCAAAAGTATGTTTGGATATATATCATTCAAAGCTGAGATGGGAATACTTTATGCAGATCATATGAGTATAGTCGCAGGAAGTCTTTTTAAAGCAAGGGGAGGATATATGGTTCTCAAGGTAAGGGATATCCTAAAAAATCCTCTCCTTTGGGAAAATCTAAAAAGGGTTATATTCCACAAAAAGATTTACCTTTCACACTACCCTTATGAAGAGATTTTTCCATTTCATGTTGGTATATACCCTGAGCCTGTCCCTTTCAACATTACGATCACTCTTGTTGGGGATTCTCTTATGTATCAGCTTTTATCCCTTTATGATCCTGACTTTAACAGGCTCTTTAAGGTAAAAGGGGAGTTTGATCCTGTCGTTGATGTTGATGAAGATGTTATCAAAAGATTTCCTGTTCTTGTGAAAAACATAATATCCCAGGAAGGCTTGAAAGATGTTGATGCTGACGGGGTAACGGAGCTTTTAAGATACTCAGTTGAGCTTTCAGGAAGCAGAAAAAAGATAAATACGATCTTTTCAACAGTAACAGACGTACTCAGGGAGGCTGATGCTGTATCGACTGAAGAGATAATATCCGGTAAAACGATAAAAAATGTGATAAAGGATAGACGTTTCAGACTGAACCTGATTGAAGAAAAGATAAGGAAGCTGTTTGAAGAAGGGAAGTTTATCGTTGATATTAAAGGGAAAAAGGTAGCACAGGTAAACGGTCTTTCTGTGATTGAGCTTGGTGATTTTTCATTTGGAAAACCAAGCCGTATAACAGCAGCTTCTTACATAGGGGAAAAAGGGATAATCAATATAGAAAGGGAGGTTGAGCTTAGTGGTCCCATTCACAGCAAAGGGGTAATGATCCTGTCAGGATATGTAGGTCATAAATACGGAAAAGACACTCCCCTTGCCCTTTCCTGTAGCATAGCTTTTGAGCAGTCTTACGGCGAGGTGGAGGGAGACAGTGCATCCGCAGCGGAGCTTTTGGCTGTTCTTTCAAGTATTGGCGAGATACCTGTGCGGCAGGATATAGCAATAACAGGATCAATAGACCAGCTTGGAAATATCCAGCCTGTTGGGGGTATAAAGGAGAAGATAGAGGGTTTTTACAACATTTGCAAAATAAAAGGTCTTACCGGAGATCAGGGGGTTATTGTTCCATCAAGGAATTTTGACAATATCATACTTGATGATGAGGTTTTGCAAGCTGTTGAAGATGGGAAGTTTTATATATACACAATTGATAACATAGATGACGCCATCAAGATAATGACCCAGACGGATCCCCTTGAGTTCCACAGACAGATAAAAGAAAAACTTGTAGAGTATTACAGGCAGGCCGTTAAAGGCAAAAAATAA
- a CDS encoding DUF2914 domain-containing protein has product MRKVLLLFFLIFSLSFAQNVKVVDMKFAVAIQDKEPIGVSERFPPDIGKVYCWTKIQSDTVPTKIYHVWYYKGREMARVELGITYNTFRTWSSKNILPEWVGNWKVVVEDENGNEVAEKSFEITENWQ; this is encoded by the coding sequence TTGAGGAAGGTCCTTCTTCTGTTTTTTCTGATCTTTTCCCTAAGTTTCGCCCAGAATGTGAAGGTTGTTGATATGAAGTTTGCTGTTGCGATACAGGATAAAGAGCCTATAGGAGTATCCGAAAGGTTTCCTCCAGATATTGGTAAAGTTTACTGCTGGACAAAAATACAGTCAGACACGGTTCCTACAAAAATTTACCATGTGTGGTATTACAAGGGCAGAGAAATGGCAAGGGTTGAACTTGGTATAACATACAACACATTCAGAACATGGAGCTCAAAGAATATACTTCCTGAATGGGTCGGAAACTGGAAGGTTGTTGTGGAAGACGAGAATGGGAACGAAGTAGCGGAGAAAAGTTTTGAGATAACAGAGAACTGGCAGTGA
- the purN gene encoding phosphoribosylglycinamide formyltransferase — MKLVVLISGRGSNLKAISQAFKEGKIEGKISLVISNKKDAHGLEVAREYGIPSEFHDPSIFETREEYDRHLVERIKKENPDLVVLAGYMRILSDYFIESFEGKLINIHPSLTPAFTGLKAQKQAIQYGAKFSGCTVHFVTKELDAGPVIIQAVVPVRPEDTEETLSDKILQYEHRVYPQAIKWISEGRIKIKGRQVIVEGARYGTLPVNPALEDF, encoded by the coding sequence ATGAAATTAGTTGTTTTAATATCAGGAAGAGGCTCAAATCTAAAAGCGATTTCTCAGGCTTTTAAGGAAGGAAAGATAGAAGGTAAAATCAGTCTGGTCATATCAAATAAAAAAGATGCCCATGGTCTTGAGGTTGCAAGAGAGTATGGCATTCCTTCAGAGTTCCACGATCCTTCCATTTTTGAAACAAGAGAGGAGTATGACAGACATCTTGTTGAAAGGATAAAAAAAGAAAATCCGGATCTTGTCGTTCTTGCAGGATACATGAGAATACTGTCTGATTATTTTATTGAATCTTTTGAAGGAAAACTGATTAATATTCACCCCTCTCTGACCCCTGCTTTCACAGGACTGAAAGCCCAGAAACAAGCAATCCAGTATGGGGCAAAATTCTCAGGATGCACTGTTCATTTTGTTACCAAAGAGCTTGATGCTGGTCCTGTTATAATTCAGGCTGTTGTTCCTGTAAGACCTGAGGATACAGAAGAGACACTTTCGGATAAGATTCTCCAGTATGAGCACAGGGTATATCCACAGGCGATAAAATGGATCTCTGAGGGTAGAATAAAAATCAAGGGCAGGCAGGTTATTGTAGAAGGGGCGCGTTATGGAACATTACCTGTTAATCCTGCCCTTGAGGATTTCTGA